The Magnetovibrio sp. DNA window TGTCCGCTGCCGGCATCGACGTCTTGAAACAACTCGATCATGGTTTGCAAACGCGCGTTCTTGATCATCCGTGCGCGCGACAGCGAACGGTTTTCGAACGGGATGATGCTCATCGGCATGATGTGGAGGGTATCGAGATCACTTTCGAGGGTATCGGACATGGTCTTTCCTGCAACGCGGCGGGATAAGGATTGAAAACTCAATACCATATGTACGCCCGCCAAGGGGGGTAACGCAATACACGTCCCAAAAATGTGGATATTCGGTGCACTTGTAAAACATCTCGCGCTTGGGGGGGCAGTTGCTCTAAAACAGGCCCATGGTTCGATATCGGTTAACAGTTGAATATGACGGCGGCCCGTTTGTCGGCTGGCAGAGGCAGGACACCGGCCTCGGCGTGCAGCAGGTGGTGGAGGACGCAATTCCCGCGTTCAGCGGCGAACACCCGCGCGTCCATTGCGCCGGGCGCACCGACGCGGGCGTTCATGCCTATGGCCAAGTGATTCATTTTGACCTCGCGCGCACGGATATGAACGCAAAGACCGTGCGTGACGCCCTCAATCACCATATGAAACCGCGCCCGGTCAGCATCGTCGAAGTCGAGATCGTCGATGAGAACTTTCATGCGCGCTTTTCGGCGACGGAGCGCGCATACCTCTACCGTATTCTCAATCGCCGCGCCCGTCCGGCGATCGAGCGCGGTCACGTGTGGTGGGTGGCGCAGCCGTTGAACGCCGAAGCCATGCACGCGGCCGCGCAAGTACTGGTCGGACGACACGATTTCACCACCTTTCGCGCCACCATGTGTCAAGCCAAATCGCCCATCAAGACCTTGAATGAATTGACGGTATCGCGCAGCGGCGACGAAATCCGCATCAAGGCGCGGGCCCGGTCGTTCTTGCACCATCAGGTGCGCAATCTGGTCGGCACGCTCAGGCTGGTGGGCGAGGGCAAATGGACGGCGGACGACCTCAAGGCGGCGCTTGACGCCAAAGACCGCGCCGCGGGCGGTCCCACTGCGCCGCCGGACGGCCTGTATCTGATGCGCGTTGGCTATGATCCGTTTACGAGCGATGATGAGATATAGGTTTAATTTCAAAAATGTATATACATTGCAATCTCAATGTATATATAATGCATTGCGTTCATGAGGAGCGAGCCCGGTTATGACCGAAAAAACAAAGCCCAAAAAGAAGATCAAAAAGGATAGCCAGTTGGTGATCCGGATCAGCGGCGAGGTACGGGATCAATTCGTGGCATTGTGTGATGAGCTTGATACGAGCGCGGCGCGCGAAATCCGTCGTTTCATACAAGACTTCCTGCGTGAACATAAGGCTCAGGGCTAGAGGCCTTGCGCGTTTGCAACCCACATCAGGAGACACCAACATGTCCAAGAAGTCGAAAATCAAAAGCCTGAAAAAAGAAGTCAAGCAACGCAAGGCGAAAGTCGCCAAGCAAGAAAGCAAGCTGAAAAAAGCCAAAAAAGCGCTGAAGAAAGCCGCTTAACGGGTTTTTCAAAACACCGCAAAGAAGGCCGGCGATAAC harbors:
- the truA gene encoding tRNA pseudouridine(38-40) synthase TruA → MVRYRLTVEYDGGPFVGWQRQDTGLGVQQVVEDAIPAFSGEHPRVHCAGRTDAGVHAYGQVIHFDLARTDMNAKTVRDALNHHMKPRPVSIVEVEIVDENFHARFSATERAYLYRILNRRARPAIERGHVWWVAQPLNAEAMHAAAQVLVGRHDFTTFRATMCQAKSPIKTLNELTVSRSGDEIRIKARARSFLHHQVRNLVGTLRLVGEGKWTADDLKAALDAKDRAAGGPTAPPDGLYLMRVGYDPFTSDDEI